In Ruminococcus sp. HUN007, a genomic segment contains:
- a CDS encoding GGDEF domain-containing protein → MNDTDKGKSLSFASLALALADDYTSLYVIDAEDDSYVEYVPSGENKELTIASSGKNFYDDVPGNAEKLVYKEDLANFLKTFSRDNVMKALAAGKSFTLGYRLVIDGVPCYYSLKTIRSYTDHSIIIGVQNVDRQMRHEKEMENEIRTFSDIATALAQQYVVIYHVNVLTNYYTEYSTSAKYSWVKHGTSGDSFFEECEENMKTSVYEGDRSMMYTALKKENLLNAIRIFGHVNLTYRLMIDDNPQYMALYAVRAAEDSDHIIIAVSNIDKIKRMELDYNNAVELVGKDTLTGVKSKHAYVEAEADLDRQIEKSCQPPFAIVICDVNGLKDINDSLGHKAGDEYIRRASTVICNAFSHSPVFRIGGDEFAVILKGRDYDCRSDLMEQMFSTLENSKTNGLVLFAAGISEFDPDMDLRVQDVFERSDKLMYENKIRCKSAAK, encoded by the coding sequence ATGAATGATACAGACAAAGGAAAATCACTGTCATTTGCAAGCCTTGCTCTGGCACTGGCTGACGACTATACCAGCCTGTACGTTATCGATGCAGAGGATGACAGTTATGTGGAATATGTTCCGAGCGGTGAAAACAAGGAACTCACAATAGCTTCGAGCGGAAAGAATTTTTACGATGATGTTCCGGGAAATGCGGAAAAACTTGTATACAAGGAAGACCTGGCAAACTTTTTAAAAACTTTCAGCCGTGACAACGTTATGAAAGCACTTGCGGCAGGAAAGTCATTTACGCTTGGTTACCGTCTTGTCATAGACGGTGTGCCGTGTTACTATTCGCTCAAGACAATACGCTCATACACTGACCATAGCATAATAATCGGCGTTCAGAACGTTGACAGGCAGATGCGGCACGAAAAGGAAATGGAGAATGAGATCAGGACCTTCAGCGATATTGCCACTGCTCTGGCACAGCAGTACGTTGTAATTTACCACGTGAATGTGCTGACCAACTACTACACCGAGTACAGTACAAGCGCGAAGTATTCATGGGTTAAGCATGGCACTTCAGGTGATTCGTTCTTTGAGGAGTGCGAGGAAAACATGAAGACCTCCGTTTACGAAGGCGACAGGTCCATGATGTACACCGCACTGAAAAAGGAAAACCTTCTTAATGCCATAAGGATTTTCGGACACGTTAATCTGACCTACCGGCTCATGATCGATGATAACCCGCAGTATATGGCTCTGTACGCTGTGCGTGCAGCCGAGGACTCGGACCATATTATCATTGCGGTATCGAATATCGACAAAATCAAGCGTATGGAGCTTGACTACAACAATGCTGTTGAACTTGTCGGCAAGGATACTCTTACAGGAGTCAAAAGCAAGCATGCCTATGTTGAGGCAGAAGCTGATCTTGACAGGCAGATAGAAAAATCCTGTCAGCCGCCTTTCGCAATAGTGATATGTGATGTAAACGGACTGAAGGATATCAACGACAGCCTGGGACACAAGGCGGGTGATGAATACATAAGGCGGGCAAGTACGGTTATATGCAATGCATTTTCTCACAGTCCGGTGTTCAGGATAGGCGGCGATGAATTTGCCGTTATCCTGAAAGGCAGGGACTATGACTGCCGGAGTGACCTTATGGAGCAGATGTTCAGCACCCTTGAGAATAGTAAAACAAACGGTCTGGTACTGTTTGCTGCAGGCATTTCTGAATTTGATCCGGATATGGATCTGCGTGTTCAGGATGTGTTCGAACGGTCCGACAAGCTTATGTACGAAAACAAGATCAGATGCAAATCTGCTGCAAAATAG
- a CDS encoding AAA family ATPase: protein MKNYCAEVINTLVAAMTDPKYHFCVVVAGYSSKMADFFKMNEGLPSRFSMKNVITIDDYRPDVLEKIFRDCIRRNRLTLSAEVDEGLSCYFVNLYRERDRKTFGNARDIVTLAKSVTAAAQMRAKEAEPEVLKADFGDSVHLFDGFGASTREEAYSDLKKYIGLDFLKQMFDDQCSLFDECRDKGIEYPGPEHMIWVGNPGTGKSTAAKLLAGLYYATGILGGRSPVIVDASSLIGTHVGDSQKLINEKMDEAAQNNTVLVIEEAYQLSKDRHYGHAALNSMMNRMVDERRNFNVVFIVYSSEYEDFIASNAGILSRCTRYDFNDYDPEQLTQIFLKMCRDSKDTCSDEALALVRKEMEELYRTRTEKTGNARAVAKMLTEMRKKRYPRIRDMKDVPAEVKYRFEAEDVCRI, encoded by the coding sequence GTGAAAAACTACTGTGCTGAAGTTATAAACACACTTGTTGCGGCAATGACTGACCCGAAGTATCATTTCTGCGTCGTTGTTGCCGGATACAGCTCGAAGATGGCTGACTTTTTTAAGATGAACGAAGGTCTTCCTTCAAGGTTCAGCATGAAGAATGTCATAACCATAGATGACTACAGGCCGGATGTTCTCGAAAAGATATTCCGGGACTGCATAAGGAGAAACAGACTCACACTTTCCGCCGAGGTGGATGAGGGACTTTCCTGTTATTTTGTAAATCTTTACAGGGAGCGTGACAGAAAGACCTTCGGTAACGCCCGCGACATAGTTACTCTTGCAAAGTCAGTTACCGCTGCCGCACAGATGCGTGCAAAGGAAGCGGAACCGGAAGTTCTGAAGGCAGATTTCGGGGATTCCGTACATCTGTTTGACGGATTCGGAGCCTCCACAAGGGAGGAGGCCTACAGCGATCTGAAAAAGTATATCGGCCTTGATTTCCTTAAACAGATGTTTGACGACCAGTGCAGCCTTTTCGACGAGTGCCGCGACAAGGGAATAGAATATCCGGGTCCGGAACACATGATCTGGGTCGGAAATCCGGGTACCGGAAAATCGACAGCTGCGAAGCTTCTGGCAGGACTCTACTACGCCACCGGCATACTCGGAGGAAGAAGTCCGGTCATAGTGGATGCATCATCACTGATCGGCACCCATGTGGGCGATTCACAGAAACTCATAAACGAAAAAATGGATGAGGCGGCGCAGAACAATACCGTTCTTGTCATTGAGGAAGCCTACCAGCTTTCAAAGGACCGGCACTACGGCCACGCAGCGCTCAATTCCATGATGAACCGCATGGTCGATGAACGCAGGAACTTCAATGTCGTTTTCATTGTCTATTCCAGCGAGTATGAAGATTTTATCGCGTCGAATGCAGGCATACTCTCGCGCTGCACACGCTACGATTTCAATGACTATGATCCTGAGCAGCTCACGCAGATCTTTCTGAAAATGTGCCGTGATTCAAAGGACACCTGCTCTGATGAAGCGCTTGCACTTGTACGGAAAGAGATGGAGGAACTGTACCGGACACGTACTGAGAAAACCGGAAACGCCCGGGCTGTAGCGAAGATGCTGACGGAAATGAGAAAGAAACGATATCCGAGGATACGAGACATGAAGGATGTACCTGCGGAAGTAAAATACAGATTTGAGGCGGAGGATGTATGCAGGATATAA
- a CDS encoding AAA family ATPase, which translates to MERSIFEYSSHRIFSISGNITDTFCTPDLQIMSFEQYLCGYLKKVGYECVLFYSGSGSGLYFHDSESAENYVISGSSGEEPADDPVSPEDDEEDIFNVFGIKEKNPAVRKEKKTPEKEVRMRYPMESDADFIHKAEALMESRKKRTAIVFTSFDDFVNRTDSVSRRNYNRLFESWKSMPADNRNICIFLSKGLGTKEIQQMLQSSSELSLSSLFIAEDHEGRRKFNSDNCLIVKHPGSDEMRYLLYYWAVRGIKTEKGIKKITFDWNEQNIESIVNTMQFYCRESESGLNTFRDRTETFLRDAEGDRIPFSADTINRIYSEKDVRYSPEDPEEVLESRRHQGWENACDVIKRNIDEYENFLKYSSSGTDTKREGIFTLERFESPGECTGNYKIPNFVIEGNPGVGKTEIARLIGRILYKHGILSSGHTVCASRDTLVGQYLGASAINTVNAVERAQGGVLFIDEVYSLVNLSDGSSSGGEKLLC; encoded by the coding sequence GTGGAAAGATCGATCTTTGAATATTCATCACATCGTATTTTCAGTATTTCAGGAAATATAACCGATACATTCTGTACACCTGATCTTCAGATAATGAGTTTTGAGCAGTACCTCTGCGGATATCTGAAAAAGGTTGGCTATGAGTGTGTGCTGTTCTATTCGGGAAGCGGTTCAGGACTGTATTTTCACGACAGTGAAAGTGCTGAAAACTATGTGATTTCAGGAAGCAGCGGCGAGGAGCCTGCGGATGATCCGGTTTCTCCGGAAGATGATGAGGAAGACATTTTCAACGTCTTCGGAATAAAGGAAAAGAACCCGGCAGTCCGCAAAGAAAAAAAGACTCCGGAAAAGGAAGTGCGCATGCGTTATCCTATGGAAAGCGATGCCGACTTCATACACAAGGCCGAGGCTCTTATGGAAAGCCGTAAAAAGCGTACAGCCATTGTTTTCACGAGCTTTGACGACTTTGTGAACCGTACCGATTCCGTAAGCCGGCGTAACTACAACCGCCTTTTTGAGAGCTGGAAATCTATGCCTGCTGACAACAGGAACATATGCATTTTTCTTTCAAAGGGACTCGGAACGAAAGAGATCCAGCAGATGCTCCAGAGCAGCAGCGAGCTGTCACTTTCCTCACTTTTTATAGCCGAAGACCATGAAGGAAGACGAAAGTTCAATTCTGACAACTGTCTCATAGTAAAGCATCCGGGAAGCGACGAGATGCGTTATCTGCTTTATTACTGGGCGGTACGCGGAATAAAAACGGAAAAAGGAATAAAGAAGATAACCTTTGACTGGAACGAACAGAACATCGAAAGCATAGTAAATACCATGCAGTTTTACTGCCGTGAATCGGAAAGCGGACTTAATACTTTCCGCGACCGTACTGAAACATTTCTGCGTGATGCCGAAGGTGACAGGATACCGTTTTCGGCTGATACGATAAACCGTATCTATTCTGAAAAGGATGTACGGTATTCTCCGGAAGATCCGGAGGAAGTGCTTGAAAGCAGAAGACACCAGGGCTGGGAAAATGCATGTGATGTAATAAAACGAAACATTGATGAATATGAAAACTTTTTAAAATACAGCAGTTCAGGTACAGATACGAAGAGAGAGGGAATTTTCACTCTTGAACGATTTGAAAGTCCGGGAGAATGTACCGGAAACTATAAAATACCAAACTTCGTTATCGAAGGCAATCCGGGTGTGGGCAAGACAGAAATAGCACGTCTTATCGGCCGTATTCTCTACAAACACGGAATTCTGAGTTCAGGACATACTGTCTGTGCTTCGCGGGACACTCTTGTAGGCCAGTATCTTGGTGCATCAGCAATAAACACGGTAAATGCCGTTGAACGCGCCCAGGGCGGTGTGCTCTTTATCGATGAGGTGTATTCGCTTGTGAATCTGAGTGACGGCTCATCATCCGGCGGTGAAAAACTACTGTGCTGA